The segment GGTTGTCGGATGGGCTCTTGCCTCGATCGCAGAATTCACCGGCACCGGCAGATTCCTGGCTGCGGCCGCCTCCGCATTCTGCTTTCTCGCCGTCCACCCGGCAGCAGAATTCATATTGATGTGGCGCGGATTGAAAGCGCCGCTTGACTCCGTTTCGCAGCGCGATAGAAATTATGAGAAAAAGGTTTTTCGCACTCTTCTCCTTGCCGTAACAGCCGCCTATCTTGCTGCCGCGACAGTTCTTCTCGGGATCCGACTGACCAGCCATGAAATGCTCTCGAAGAAATACGCGGCTAATGGTAGGAAGGCGTTCGAGCGTGGCCTGTATACCGAAGCCGAGAACATGTTTTCGGCATCTATAAGAGAAGCTGAAGCAAGAGATCCGCAGCACCCGCGCCTGGTGAGAAGCCTCACTGGATTGGCCGAAGCTTATGAAAAGCATGGCCGTCTTTCCGAAGCTGAATTCCTATGCAATCGAGCGCTGGCAATCGGAGAAAAAGTATACGGACCTGATCATCAAGAAGTATCGTCCGTCCTGTCCGCGCTCGGAATAATCTATCGACAGCAAGGACGATACACTGATGCCGAAACCATGCACATGCGGGCGTTGGACATGGATACGAGGGACCTCGATGCGCATCATCCGAATGTGGCGATAGATCTGGCCAATCTTGCGGCCGTATACACTTCACAAGAGCACTACGAGAAAGCCGAGATGCTTCTGAAAAGATCATTGTTGACATTCGAGACGGCATTTAAAGGGGACGAACCTCGATCTGCTTTTGCACTTAATAACCTGGGCGCGCTCTACGTCCGAATGGGCCGATATCAGGAGGCAATCGAGTTACTCGCCCGCGCGGAGAAAGCACTCGAGTCTCTGAATCCGGAACACCCCGACCTTGCGACGGTGGTTACCTGGAAAGCGAAAATGCATTATGATCAAGGTGAATATGCCGAGGCCGAAGAACTCTATCAGCGAGAGCTTGAACTCAATGAAAAGAGCTTTGGGCCGGATCACCAATACGTCGTTTACTCCCTTCGAAACCTCGCACATGTCTATTTCTGCCAGGAAAAATACGCCGAGGCCGAAGCAGTGTTGCTCCGAGCAGTCGAAATCCTGAAAGAGGCGCCCCAAGCCGACGAGCGCAGGCTCTTACCGCTTCTCAAATATCTGATTCGTGTGTACGAGAAGCAGGGCCGGCTCGATGAGGTCGAGCGTTTACATCTGGAGATTCTTCGGATTCAGGAGAGCGCGCCGCCATCCCGCCGCGGATAAGTTCTCGTGCCCCCCAGATTCTACAGATTCATATAACCGCCGATGAACGCCGAAGCGTCTCTTTGAAGTCATTCCTGCGGAGACAGGAATCCAGTCTTGCTTTTTATCTTACATTCAACCGCCGATACACGCCGATGAACGCCGACAAAGACACCTATCCGCAGATTCCGCATGACCTTGCCTGCCAAGCGTCTCGCATGGTCACGCCTTGGCGTGATTTTCACAGACACCGTCCTCGATTCGATCGAGGGTCCAGTTTGATCCTTCCGCTCGACTTTGAACCTTGAACTTGAAACCTCAACCTATTATCAACTGCATCGAGGATACGGACGCATCGTGGTATGTGGATGGGCGATTCCCCTCAGCGCAGATTAAGCATATTCATAAAGAGGAACGGTCGCCGTGGGATGACCTGCAGTTTGAAGCAACTTTTCAATGCGTCGGATGGTCTCAGGACTAAAAAGAACATCC is part of the Candidatus Abyssobacteria bacterium SURF_5 genome and harbors:
- a CDS encoding tetratricopeptide repeat protein; this translates as MNNSYHCRSNVRWIHFLDGLVLVILLALVAISVMRRHPGSGVTSQDLLLTVVIPSIVLLELSVITFLAHRRAALSVSIADEGLTYKFRRLIKIIPFEAISRVKLDLMPLNFGLKMRIHSTEGIVKIPALERLPQFLQELKNGLDARGLSDRYEKSTFEKSLKFAFYGEQSWERLHENSIKFLCVLLLSAVVGWALASIAEFTGTGRFLAAAASAFCFLAVHPAAEFILMWRGLKAPLDSVSQRDRNYEKKVFRTLLLAVTAAYLAAATVLLGIRLTSHEMLSKKYAANGRKAFERGLYTEAENMFSASIREAEARDPQHPRLVRSLTGLAEAYEKHGRLSEAEFLCNRALAIGEKVYGPDHQEVSSVLSALGIIYRQQGRYTDAETMHMRALDMDTRDLDAHHPNVAIDLANLAAVYTSQEHYEKAEMLLKRSLLTFETAFKGDEPRSAFALNNLGALYVRMGRYQEAIELLARAEKALESLNPEHPDLATVVTWKAKMHYDQGEYAEAEELYQRELELNEKSFGPDHQYVVYSLRNLAHVYFCQEKYAEAEAVLLRAVEILKEAPQADERRLLPLLKYLIRVYEKQGRLDEVERLHLEILRIQESAPPSRRG